AAGGGAGGCAATAATTATGTAAACTAGAAGACTAGGTTTCGGAAAATGAGTCTGCTTTATCACCAAAAATACAACTGATGGTCCTCAACAAACTGTCGTCTCATGTAGTGAGAAACAAAAGTGAACTATATAAAATGTGAACCATAACTTGACATGGCTGAAGCATAGTTTGAAGAAAATGTTAGGGTATTCAGAAATGTGAAATCTTTTACACTTCAGAGAACACTTTAAGACATGGAGCATTTCACTGCAAAGTTTTATACCTAATATACAGTTCCTTTTGCTTTCAGGGAAATGTAGCTCTTGATGTCGCACGCATTCTTTTACGACCAGTAACAGAATTGGCCACAACTGATATTGCTAGCCATGCTTTATCTGCTCTTGCGAAGAGCTCTATAAGGTTCTATCCCACACCTTAGACTTTATCAGTTTCATTCAGTGGCCACTTTATTATATCTAGGTTTCATGTTTATAATATTGTTCATGTCAGGAAAGTATATTTGGTCGGAAGGCGGGGTCCGGCACAAGCAGCTTGTACTGCTAAAGAGTTGCGTGAAATTCTTGGTGATTGTTAAACTTCTCCTCATTCCATTTCCAACTGCAGCTGATGGTTCAAAATTTTAGTCAAAGACTGTTCACCTTTGGATGTAATATACATTTGAGTAACAGGCGTTTGCTTTTGTTTCTCAGGTGTAAAAGATCTGCATGTTCACATAAAGGCAGCTGATCTACTGAAAACCCCAGCAGATGAAGTatacccctctctctctctctctcacacacacacacacagttTTGGTGGTATATTAATTCCTTTTTACCTTAATTAATATTCCCTtcctttgttgttttgtggcTGATTGCTGTCATTTGATAAGGAAGAGATAAAGAATAATCGAATTCGAAAAAGGGTTTATGAGTTGCTGTCTAAGGCTGCTACTTCTAGACCTTTGCACCCTAGTTCAGATCCACGTGAACTCCACTTTGTTTTCTTTCGAAAGCCAGAGAAGTTTCTAGAATCTGATGAGAGAACTGGTCATATTGCTGGTGTCAGGCTTGAGAAAACAAAGCTTATAGGTAATTTATCCTTCATAAATGTGACTTGTAAAATTTTTCATgtatatttcattttaaatAAACACAGCACTGAGTCACAGGACCATAAATTATTTCTGTGCCTGAGTAAACTAGAAGAGGTCAAAACATCATGTTACTGTGAAAGCTGTTAATAAAATGTGTAGTTGATCTATATGATTGCTCCTCCCAAGTAATACTCATTATTTCACTTCCTTTAATTTAAAACTGTAGGTGTGAGTCCCGGTGAACAAATGGCTGCAGGTACTGGCCAATTTGAAGATCTTGGATGCGGGTATACTGTCTAAATTCCAACTTTCTCAATTCCCTACCAGTGACATTATCCTGTAATATGTGAGTATGATGAAGCCGTAAAGTCAGGTGTTTATGCATGTGTCTATGTCTGTCATAAATCGCGATGGCTTACTGACAATTATGTATTTTTCTGTCTGTAGAATTGTTCTAAAGAGCATTGGATACAAATCAGTACCAGTTAATGGCTTACCTTTTGATGATTGGAAAGGTAAGCATTAAAGTAAATCTTTTTAATGGATCTAAGGTGTCTGTTATAGCTACACCTTAAACATGTAGAGAGCCAAGATATATTCAAGCATGAAGTTCATGATATTATACAAAATTTGATGAATATTATTCCCCTAACCTGTATCATGACACATGCATATTCCTGATATGAGATGGTATGAAAATTTATTTGGCTGATCCCATGTGTGCATGTGAAAGCAAATCTGATGTGATGGCCCTTTGTTGCAGGTGTGGTTCCAAATGTTAGGGGTCGAGTTTTAAGTGATACATCCGGAGATCATACACGGGTAGAGAAGGCTTTGTATGTATGTGGATGGTTGAAAAGAGGACCAACTGGGATCATTGCTACAAACCTCTATTGTGCAGAAGAAACTGTAAGCAGGGTCTTGTACACTAACTGAATGGAAGGATAGCCTGTCAGGATTTGATTTCATTAGGGTGATTACAGCTCttcttttctcatttgagtatctgaTCGATCTGGCAGGTTGCAAGTATATCTGAAGACCTTAAGCAAGGTGTGGTGACATTCTCATCATCTAGCTCAGGCAGGGAGGGTCTCCTCCAATTGCTGGACAACCGAAATGTGAGAGCTGTACCATTTAATAGATGGGAAAAGATAGACTCACTAGAAAGAGAGCTTGGGAATTTAAAGGACAAGCCCCGGGAAAAATTAGCCACATGGGAGGAGCTCGAGAAAGCATCAGAAGAGTAATTGAATGTAAAAGGCCGTCTTTCAAGATCTTCAATAGTTCATCGTCTCCCATCAATTCATGAAATACGGACCCAAATATTCTTATGGATACATAAAGTTGTTGTATCGCACTACGCCACTGCCTACCTGTGCATGCATGCCAGCATAACAAGCTTCGACCAAGCTTAGAACAGGCCCCTAGTTATACTGATATGCTTCGACCAAGCTTGGAACGTTCTAGTTGCGGTTTTAGATTGATAGGTACAAATAAAGCAGAACACTTGGCACATTCTCGCAACAATCAACAATGCTTCTTGATCAAGTACGCCCCTATTGTTAACATTCATGTTCACTGCTATGTTTCCAGCATGATAAGCTTTTAGGTGATAGTGATTATTTAAAATGGTATCAGAGTAAATAGTGTTAGGCTTAG
This genomic interval from Argentina anserina chromosome 1, drPotAnse1.1, whole genome shotgun sequence contains the following:
- the LOC126793392 gene encoding NADPH:adrenodoxin oxidoreductase, mitochondrial — translated: MCFMSCINRGPHFREGNTVVTGNYSTASIKFHLLRKELAAFQAMTWLSRTFSTAASRPLRVCIVGSGPAGFYTAEKMLKAHQEAEVDIIDRLPTPFGLVRSGVAPDHPETKIVVNQFTRVAQHQRCSFFGNVTLGSSVTLPELRELYDVVVLAYGAESDRVLGIPGEDLGGIYAAREFVWWYNGHPNSRYLNPDLTSSDTAVILGQGNVALDVARILLRPVTELATTDIASHALSALAKSSIRKVYLVGRRGPAQAACTAKELREILGVKDLHVHIKAADLLKTPADEEEIKNNRIRKRVYELLSKAATSRPLHPSSDPRELHFVFFRKPEKFLESDERTGHIAGVRLEKTKLIGVSPGEQMAAGTGQFEDLGCGIVLKSIGYKSVPVNGLPFDDWKGVVPNVRGRVLSDTSGDHTRVEKALYVCGWLKRGPTGIIATNLYCAEETVASISEDLKQGVVTFSSSSSGREGLLQLLDNRNVRAVPFNRWEKIDSLERELGNLKDKPREKLATWEELEKASEE